From one Microbacterium sp. 10M-3C3 genomic stretch:
- a CDS encoding NAD(P)/FAD-dependent oxidoreductase, with amino-acid sequence MSRIVVVGAGLGGLAASALLAHAGHDVTLLERSASVGGKSRRLEVDGQRIDSGPSLVTFPGVWEELRRRLGVAADAGRLDFERLPEVGRYYFAGEEVTLPVPPGHRWHAAWQRFSELHAPLADDVTSLLVADPLDRRSLPALRRLLAVYGTRLSTRAYLDSLPWLPDGLREIIAIHTLNAGVAPARTPALYASMPAIMAASGVWVPRGGVYEIPLALERMADAAGVVIRTGQTVTRIERGRVLTLDGSFAADVVVAGLDADRVTALLGGCSRPARALSCSAVAIYGALREPLPESIAAHSVILPTRPDALHRSLAAGDDPAETMAFVNLYRAGQVYPNERSTLAVLLTAPADGSAYTLEHPFVRREVERISRAMGLHRPLTEAMSGATVLDPRYFGTFGEAHGALYGAARPLWMSGPLHRPAQHDLRRPWLYRVGASVHPGGGIPAVLGGAMMVAAKLLRRHPA; translated from the coding sequence ATGAGTCGCATCGTCGTCGTGGGCGCGGGGCTCGGCGGCCTCGCCGCATCCGCGCTTCTCGCCCATGCCGGTCACGACGTGACCCTGCTCGAGCGGTCCGCGTCGGTGGGTGGCAAGAGCCGGCGGCTCGAGGTCGACGGCCAGCGCATCGACTCCGGTCCCTCGCTCGTGACGTTCCCGGGGGTGTGGGAGGAGCTGCGGCGGCGCCTCGGGGTGGCGGCGGACGCCGGGCGGCTCGACTTCGAACGCCTCCCCGAGGTGGGGCGCTACTACTTCGCCGGCGAAGAGGTCACCCTCCCGGTGCCGCCGGGCCACCGGTGGCACGCGGCGTGGCAGCGGTTCAGCGAGCTCCATGCGCCGCTCGCCGACGATGTCACCTCCCTGCTCGTCGCCGACCCGCTCGACCGCCGCTCGCTGCCGGCGCTGCGGCGACTGCTCGCCGTGTACGGCACACGTCTGAGCACCCGCGCGTACCTCGACAGTCTCCCGTGGCTTCCCGACGGCCTGCGCGAGATCATCGCGATCCACACGCTCAACGCCGGTGTCGCGCCCGCGCGCACCCCCGCGCTGTACGCGAGCATGCCCGCGATCATGGCCGCCTCGGGCGTGTGGGTGCCGCGCGGCGGTGTCTACGAGATCCCGCTCGCGCTCGAGCGGATGGCGGATGCGGCGGGGGTCGTCATCCGGACCGGACAGACCGTCACCCGCATCGAGCGCGGACGCGTGCTCACGCTGGACGGATCCTTCGCCGCGGATGTGGTCGTGGCCGGCCTCGACGCAGACCGCGTGACCGCGCTGCTGGGCGGCTGCTCACGTCCAGCCCGCGCCCTCTCGTGCTCGGCGGTGGCCATCTACGGAGCGCTCCGCGAACCGCTGCCGGAGTCGATCGCGGCTCACAGTGTGATTCTGCCGACGCGACCCGACGCGCTGCATCGCAGTCTCGCCGCGGGCGACGACCCGGCCGAGACGATGGCGTTCGTCAACCTGTACCGGGCGGGGCAGGTGTACCCGAACGAGCGGAGCACCCTCGCGGTGCTGCTCACCGCGCCGGCTGACGGCTCGGCGTACACCCTCGAGCACCCGTTCGTGCGCCGCGAGGTCGAGCGCATCTCGCGGGCGATGGGCCTCCACAGGCCCCTCACCGAGGCGATGTCGGGTGCGACGGTCCTCGATCCGCGGTACTTCGGCACGTTCGGCGAAGCGCACGGCGCCCTCTACGGCGCGGCGCGGCCGCTCTGGATGAGCGGGCCGCTCCACCGCCCCGCGCAGCACGACCTCCGCCGGCCGTGGCTCTACCGGGTCGGCGCATCCGTGCACCCGGGCGGTGGCATTCCCGCCGTCCTCGGCGGCGCGATGATGGTCGCGGCGAAGCTGCTGCGCCGCCACCCCGCCTAG
- a CDS encoding UbiA family prenyltransferase has product MDEHRAPAAGGAVPARTTWRATLARLVHISRPVLWINTIGTGMLGMWLTGRLLDAAAIPLLLWLTLPFNLLIYGVNDIFDQETDALNPRKGTIEGARIAPREVRTIVRAVAVTNVPFLVWFLVAYPLAANALVLLYTAVFVFYSAPPLRFKQRPFLDSLSNAAYGLPLLIVPVAIGAPPVWPAVAGLLVWSVAKHAYDAVQDIDEDRAAGIMTTAVLLGPRGTALWSGAWWLAATVLFALVSVPVALVNLVIAGVLIGCLLMRPTPATGRRLYPVSIAFPYVAGSLASGLQLTKMFFEATG; this is encoded by the coding sequence ATCGACGAGCATCGCGCCCCGGCCGCCGGCGGCGCCGTCCCGGCGCGCACGACATGGCGCGCCACGCTCGCTCGCCTCGTCCACATCTCGCGACCCGTGCTGTGGATCAACACGATCGGCACCGGCATGCTCGGGATGTGGCTCACGGGGCGCCTGCTGGATGCCGCGGCGATTCCGCTCCTGCTCTGGCTGACCCTGCCGTTCAACCTCCTCATCTACGGCGTGAACGACATCTTCGACCAGGAGACCGACGCGCTGAACCCGCGCAAGGGCACGATCGAGGGCGCCCGCATCGCACCGCGCGAGGTGCGGACGATCGTGCGGGCTGTGGCGGTGACGAACGTGCCGTTCCTCGTGTGGTTCCTCGTCGCCTACCCGCTGGCCGCCAACGCGCTCGTGCTTCTCTACACGGCCGTGTTCGTCTTCTACTCCGCACCGCCGCTGCGCTTCAAGCAGCGTCCCTTCCTCGACTCGCTCAGCAACGCCGCCTACGGCCTGCCGCTGCTGATCGTGCCGGTGGCCATCGGCGCCCCGCCGGTATGGCCGGCGGTGGCCGGCCTGCTCGTGTGGAGCGTCGCCAAGCACGCGTACGACGCGGTGCAGGACATCGACGAAGACCGTGCGGCGGGCATCATGACCACCGCCGTGCTGCTCGGCCCCCGCGGGACGGCCCTGTGGAGCGGCGCGTGGTGGCTCGCGGCGACGGTCCTGTTCGCGCTCGTCAGCGTGCCCGTCGCGCTCGTCAACCTCGTCATCGCGGGCGTCCTCATCGGATGCCTCCTGATGCGCCCGACCCCGGCGACGGGCCGGCGTCTCTACCCCGTATCCATCGCCTTCCCGTACGTCGCCGGGTCTCTCGCGAGCGGCCTCCAGCTGACGAAGATGTTCTTCGAGGCCACCGGATGA
- a CDS encoding Type 1 glutamine amidotransferase-like domain-containing protein codes for MKMLLTSGGVTNASIRAELVRLLEKPIEEADALVVPTAQWGQPMCSPQSVWRSTAGAPPFGDAFVGLGWRTVGVLELAALRDVDPERWRPWVEATDVILADGGEAVFLAHRMREVGLDRMLPDLDVVWVGVSAGSMVMTPRIGPEFVDWRPGGSDETLGLVDFSIFPHLDYPGWESNTTAAARRWAAALGAPAFAIDEQTAISVVGSDVRVVSEGNWEAFAVA; via the coding sequence ATGAAGATGCTTCTGACCTCCGGCGGCGTGACGAACGCCAGCATCCGCGCCGAGCTCGTGCGGCTGCTCGAAAAGCCGATCGAGGAAGCTGATGCCCTGGTCGTGCCCACCGCCCAGTGGGGTCAGCCGATGTGCTCACCCCAGAGCGTGTGGCGGTCGACGGCCGGCGCCCCGCCCTTCGGCGACGCGTTCGTCGGACTGGGCTGGCGGACGGTCGGTGTGCTGGAGCTCGCGGCCCTGCGCGACGTCGATCCCGAGCGCTGGCGACCGTGGGTGGAGGCGACCGACGTCATCCTCGCCGACGGCGGCGAGGCGGTCTTCCTCGCGCACCGGATGCGGGAGGTCGGCCTCGACCGGATGCTGCCGGATCTCGACGTCGTGTGGGTCGGCGTGAGCGCCGGCAGCATGGTGATGACCCCGCGCATCGGGCCCGAGTTCGTCGATTGGCGCCCGGGCGGGTCGGACGAGACCCTCGGCCTCGTGGACTTCTCGATCTTCCCGCATCTGGACTACCCGGGATGGGAGAGCAACACGACAGCGGCGGCACGCCGCTGGGCGGCGGCGCTCGGCGCGCCGGCCTTTGCGATCGACGAGCAGACCGCCATCTCGGTCGTGGGCTCCGACGTGCGCGTCGTCTCGGAGGGCAACTGGGAGGCGTTCGCGGTCGCCTGA